From Pelmatolapia mariae isolate MD_Pm_ZW linkage group LG22, Pm_UMD_F_2, whole genome shotgun sequence, a single genomic window includes:
- the LOC135932785 gene encoding hepatic lectin-like encodes MTSSPQSYIEGEDPDSQHAKSKRGSKVTTEKVALLVLGSLLAVAFIVIYRLSFEYMRTKEMLKNLQGLKKECERVKNLTESKPCSQPEVKINEPCSKCEEGWEHHGGKCYYFSVSKSSWTESRGECRSKGGDLVKIDSREEQKWLDQRLKDIMNYPQDKFWFGLTDSAEEGRWLWVDGSTLDKSLTYWGYNEPDDWKGDYPDGEDCARMGAKGETSDLNSWFDASCNVAHGSICEKPDITGQPSKWLDF; translated from the exons ATGACGAGCAGTCCACAGAGCTACATAGAAG GTGAAGATCCCGACTCTCAACATGCAAAATCAAAAagagggtcaaaggtcacaacAGAGAAAGTTGCCCTGCTGGTTCTCGGTTCCCTCCTGGCAGTTGCTTTCATTGTGATTTATCGTCTCT CTTTTGAATACATGAGAACAAAGGAAATGCTAAAAAATCTGCAAGGTCTCAAAAAGGAGTGTGAACGTGTGAAAAATCTAACAG AATCAAAGCCATGTTCCCAACCTGAAGTAAAAATAA ATGAGCCATGTTCTAAGTGTGAAGAAGGCTGGGAGCACCATGGAGGAAAGTGCTATTATTTCTCTGTCAGTAAATCATCCTGGACTGAGAGCAGAGGTGAATGTAGATCTAAAGGAGGAGACCTGGTTAAGATAGACAGCAGGGAGGAGCAG AAATGGCTGGATCAAAGACTGAAAGACATAATGAATTATCCTCAGGATAAGTTCTGGTTTGGACTGACAGACTCAGCAGAAGAGGGTAGATGGTTGTGGGTGGATGGATCAACACTGGACAAAAG ttTGACTTATTGGGGCTACAACGAGCCAGATGATTGGAAAGGGGATTATCCTGATGGAGAGGACTGTGCAAGAATGGGGGCAAAAGGTGAAACCTCTGATCTGAACAGTTGGTTCGATGCTTCCTGCAACGTGGCTCACGGAAGTATTTGTGAGAAACCAGACATAACTGGACAACCTTCAAAGTggttggatttttaa